Proteins from a single region of Chryseobacterium sp. T16E-39:
- a CDS encoding sodium:solute symporter, with protein sequence MSTIDWTVLIFTLVVVVVYGVFIGRGQKSNESYLKADNKMPWYIVLIGIMATQASAITFLSAPGQAYTDGMRFVQYYFGLPLAMIVICITFIPIFQRLNVYTAYEYLENRFDKKTRVLTSLLFLFSRGLSTGISIYAPSIILSSVLNWNIYLTNVLTGGILLIYTYVGGAKAIAHTQKLQFLIILGTMAFAGFLLIQNMPNGIGFTDALYLAGKSGKLNVITTEFDWKDKYNIWSGLIGGFFLALSYFGTDQSQVGRYITAKDNTNAKMGLLLNGLVKIPMQFAILLIGALLFAFFSLKPAPIYFNERSYQYLKEAQPEQAAVFEKEHQDLQLKFNAESKEILKLKEHNSPQLKKTIQDFKNTQTQVKALHGRVEEAINHSNYNAEKTDTNYIFLYFVKNTLPVGMIGLLFAVIFLASWGSISAALNSLAACSLKDVHLIFSKEVPDQETELKYSRLHTLAWGIFSIGVAMFATQMGSLIEAVNVLGSLFYGPILGIFLVAFYYKKINGANVFISAILAEIAVIAVYQFDIISFLWLNVIGAAAVIIFSTIGLLFYKPKAVNS encoded by the coding sequence ATGAGTACTATAGATTGGACAGTTCTTATTTTTACACTTGTTGTAGTGGTTGTTTACGGCGTATTTATCGGTCGTGGCCAAAAAAGCAACGAATCCTACCTGAAAGCAGATAATAAAATGCCCTGGTACATCGTGCTTATCGGTATTATGGCTACGCAGGCGAGTGCCATTACATTTCTTTCAGCGCCGGGCCAGGCTTATACGGACGGGATGCGTTTCGTTCAGTATTACTTTGGTTTGCCTTTGGCGATGATTGTTATCTGTATCACTTTCATCCCGATTTTTCAGCGCTTAAATGTGTACACCGCTTATGAATATTTAGAAAACCGTTTTGATAAAAAAACTAGGGTACTCACTTCACTGCTATTTCTTTTTTCCCGAGGCTTATCAACGGGAATCAGCATTTATGCTCCGAGTATCATCTTGTCGAGCGTTTTAAACTGGAATATTTATTTAACGAATGTTTTAACGGGTGGTATTCTGTTGATTTACACCTATGTTGGTGGAGCAAAAGCGATCGCTCACACCCAAAAATTACAGTTTCTTATTATTCTGGGAACAATGGCATTTGCAGGTTTCCTGCTTATTCAGAATATGCCGAATGGAATTGGTTTTACAGATGCGCTATATCTGGCGGGGAAATCCGGAAAGCTCAATGTAATCACTACAGAATTCGATTGGAAAGATAAATACAATATCTGGAGCGGGCTGATTGGCGGTTTCTTCCTGGCACTTTCTTACTTCGGTACGGACCAAAGTCAGGTGGGGAGGTATATTACTGCGAAAGACAATACCAATGCAAAAATGGGCTTGCTGTTGAACGGATTGGTTAAAATTCCGATGCAATTTGCTATTCTCCTGATCGGTGCTTTACTTTTCGCTTTCTTTTCTTTAAAACCGGCTCCGATTTATTTTAACGAACGATCTTATCAATATCTAAAGGAAGCACAACCTGAACAGGCTGCGGTGTTTGAAAAAGAGCATCAGGATCTGCAATTAAAATTCAATGCAGAATCAAAAGAAATTCTAAAGTTGAAAGAACATAATTCTCCCCAATTAAAAAAGACAATTCAGGATTTTAAAAACACACAGACCCAGGTAAAAGCACTTCATGGAAGGGTAGAAGAGGCGATCAATCATTCAAACTATAATGCGGAGAAAACGGATACCAATTACATTTTCCTTTATTTCGTGAAAAATACCCTGCCTGTAGGAATGATCGGTTTACTGTTTGCCGTCATCTTTCTGGCCAGCTGGGGTTCAATTTCTGCAGCGCTGAATTCTCTTGCTGCGTGTTCATTAAAAGATGTTCATTTGATATTTAGCAAAGAAGTTCCTGACCAGGAAACCGAATTGAAGTATAGCCGTCTGCACACGTTAGCGTGGGGCATATTTTCGATCGGCGTAGCCATGTTTGCCACTCAAATGGGTTCTCTTATTGAAGCAGTTAATGTATTAGGATCTCTTTTCTACGGTCCGATATTGGGGATTTTTCTTGTGGCATTTTACTATAAAAAAATCAATGGTGCGAATGTATTTATTTCTGCAATTTTAGCAGAAATTGCGGTTATTGCCGTTTATCAGTTCGACATTATTTCTTTTCTTTGGCTTAATGTAATCGGGGCTGCGGCGGTAATTATATTTTCGACAATCGGTTTATTGTTTTATAAGCCAAAAGCAGTAAATTCGTAA
- a CDS encoding DUF2911 domain-containing protein: protein MKTMIKSATVLFAALTISVNAFAQDTKKPASPPATATGKIKDATITIAYSSPSVKGRAIWGGLEAYDKVWRAGANEATTFETDKNITVQGKPLPAGKYSFFLIPKASGTWTAIFNKEPKQWGAYKYEESKDALRVDVKTKALPATQETLVYKINSNGFTMDWDKISVPVEIK from the coding sequence ATGAAAACAATGATTAAATCTGCTACCGTACTTTTTGCTGCACTGACGATTTCAGTGAACGCATTTGCACAGGACACTAAAAAGCCTGCAAGCCCTCCGGCTACAGCAACAGGAAAAATTAAAGATGCAACCATTACAATAGCCTATAGCAGCCCATCTGTTAAAGGACGTGCCATCTGGGGTGGTTTAGAAGCTTATGATAAAGTTTGGCGTGCAGGAGCTAATGAAGCAACTACTTTTGAAACGGATAAAAACATTACCGTTCAGGGAAAACCACTGCCAGCAGGAAAATACAGCTTTTTTTTAATTCCTAAAGCAAGCGGAACGTGGACTGCGATTTTTAACAAAGAGCCAAAACAATGGGGCGCTTATAAATACGAAGAATCTAAAGATGCTTTACGCGTTGATGTTAAGACAAAAGCTTTACCAGCAACACAGGAAACTTTAGTTTATAAAATAAACAGCAATGGATTTACAATGGATTGGGATAAAATCTCAGTTCCTGTAGAGATAAAATAA
- a CDS encoding BspA family leucine-rich repeat surface protein has translation MCKKQLIIIFLFSFFISYAQNEFVTLWKPNANGIIDHSITFGGTGTDYTIYWEEVGYPQHNGLMNSVTSDSNNPITITFGPSLHTDPLEATYQLKVSRGNGLFYGFRANTGIMPPSGNQELIEVSQWGNTTWLQQFDSAFANCPNLDVTAADTPDLTQINSLSQMFLNCSSLIGHTSFSYWNPYNITDMSSMFSGASLFNQNIGNWDTSKVTNFSGMFSSASSFNQDISAWNTISGTDFSSMFSNATTFNQPLNSWNTENGTNFRYTFYNAAAFNQPLNNWNTGKAKDFEHMFENAVSFNQPIGNWDVSQIDYFAGFNMFAGALHFNQDISAWNIKLQNFTWNSIYFGFKNAGLSCTNYSNFLIALNNNPTWTSSTITSGTIDATGLVYSSPQAMLARAQLINKGFNIIGDSYISGCFLSATEVSAKTKISAYPNPTTGVINVESTADENVHLYDINGKLLKNVMFRKGKNTIDLTGYPSGSYFLTGNTILTKIIKE, from the coding sequence ATGTGTAAAAAACAACTAATAATCATTTTTCTTTTTTCATTTTTCATTTCCTACGCGCAGAATGAATTTGTTACGTTGTGGAAACCAAATGCAAATGGTATTATTGACCATTCAATAACGTTCGGCGGCACCGGAACCGATTACACCATTTATTGGGAAGAAGTAGGATACCCTCAGCATAACGGACTCATGAACTCTGTAACCTCTGACAGCAACAATCCCATAACCATAACATTTGGGCCATCATTACATACGGATCCCCTGGAGGCAACCTACCAATTGAAAGTATCCAGGGGTAACGGTTTATTTTATGGGTTCAGGGCAAATACCGGCATTATGCCTCCCAGTGGAAATCAGGAACTCATAGAAGTCAGCCAGTGGGGGAATACTACATGGCTTCAGCAATTCGACAGCGCATTTGCAAACTGTCCCAATCTTGATGTAACCGCTGCAGATACTCCGGATCTGACACAGATAAACAGTTTATCGCAAATGTTCCTCAACTGTTCATCTCTGATAGGGCATACTTCATTTTCTTACTGGAATCCATACAATATTACAGATATGAGCAGTATGTTCAGCGGAGCATCTCTGTTTAATCAAAATATTGGAAACTGGGATACATCAAAAGTCACAAATTTTAGCGGCATGTTTTCTTCTGCCTCTTCTTTCAATCAAGATATTTCTGCCTGGAACACGATATCCGGAACTGATTTCTCTTCTATGTTTTCGAATGCAACAACTTTCAACCAGCCATTAAATTCATGGAATACAGAAAATGGCACCAATTTCCGCTATACATTCTATAATGCAGCAGCATTTAATCAGCCTCTTAATAACTGGAATACTGGTAAAGCAAAAGATTTTGAGCATATGTTTGAAAATGCAGTATCATTCAATCAGCCTATCGGAAACTGGGATGTAAGTCAGATTGACTATTTTGCAGGATTCAATATGTTTGCGGGTGCTTTACATTTTAACCAGGATATTTCTGCATGGAATATCAAGCTTCAAAACTTCACATGGAATTCAATCTATTTCGGATTTAAAAATGCTGGCTTATCATGTACGAATTACAGTAATTTTCTGATTGCTCTGAATAACAATCCGACGTGGACGAGCTCAACAATAACATCTGGAACTATAGATGCAACAGGGCTTGTTTATTCTTCACCGCAAGCCATGCTGGCCAGAGCCCAACTGATCAACAAAGGGTTTAATATTATTGGAGATTCCTATATTTCCGGCTGCTTTCTGTCGGCAACAGAAGTTTCTGCAAAAACAAAAATTTCGGCTTATCCTAATCCAACAACAGGAGTGATCAATGTGGAATCCACAGCGGATGAAAATGTTCATTTATATGACATCAATGGTAAACTCCTTAAAAATGTGATGTTTAGAAAAGGGAAAAACACAATCGATCTTACTGGATATCCATCAGGAAGTTATTTCTTAACAGGTAATACTATTTTAACTAAAATAATCAAGGAATAG
- a CDS encoding VOC family protein codes for MKPKMIWSNLAVANLERTYQFYTDLGFKPNGPHTSDQLVSFFFGENDFVIHFFLKNILETNLKPLEFCDTQKVHEIVFTLSAESKDQADSWAQEVEKAGGKIISAPQTFGDNYYGFTFTDPDGHAYNVFHM; via the coding sequence ATGAAACCTAAAATGATCTGGTCAAATCTGGCCGTAGCTAATCTGGAACGCACATACCAATTTTATACGGACTTAGGATTTAAACCCAACGGTCCGCATACCTCTGATCAGTTGGTAAGTTTTTTCTTCGGTGAAAATGATTTTGTTATTCATTTCTTTCTGAAAAATATTCTGGAAACCAATCTAAAGCCCTTAGAATTCTGTGATACCCAAAAAGTTCATGAAATTGTTTTTACGCTATCCGCTGAAAGCAAAGATCAGGCAGACAGCTGGGCTCAGGAAGTTGAAAAAGCCGGCGGGAAAATTATTTCAGCTCCTCAAACCTTTGGAGATAATTATTATGGATTTACTTTTACTGATCCTGATGGACATGCCTACAATGTTTTCCATATGTAG
- a CDS encoding DMT family transporter produces MKNSYVLLHLAVILAGFTGIFGKLISLNEGLLVWYRLLFSAIILFLILKLLKIRYMVSSREKFNIAKVGLLITFHWLFFYASIKYANISIGVVCYCLTSFFTAIFKPLIDRQKFKISELVLSAFTLLGISLIFHFDTSYQLGIALGVISSAIGALYTIYNQRLAQNYDSKVINYYQMIGGTVFLGALLPAYLYFFPVESIIPGMKDMGYLLVLALFCTVGLYVIFAEVLRKIPAFTVNLTFNLEPVYAIIMAFLFFNESKQVSIAFYIGLLLIIISVILQTWISIRKK; encoded by the coding sequence ATGAAAAATTCATATGTATTATTACATCTGGCCGTTATTCTGGCTGGATTCACAGGTATATTCGGCAAATTAATCTCCCTTAATGAAGGCCTGCTGGTTTGGTATCGGCTTTTGTTTTCAGCCATCATTTTATTCCTGATCTTAAAACTGCTGAAAATCCGTTATATGGTTTCCAGCCGGGAAAAATTCAATATAGCCAAAGTTGGATTGCTTATTACCTTCCATTGGCTGTTCTTCTATGCCAGTATTAAATATGCCAATATCTCCATCGGTGTGGTTTGTTATTGCCTGACCAGCTTTTTTACGGCAATATTTAAACCGTTGATCGACAGGCAAAAATTTAAAATTTCAGAACTGGTTCTCAGTGCTTTTACACTCCTGGGAATCAGTCTGATCTTTCATTTTGATACTTCCTATCAGTTAGGAATTGCTTTAGGAGTTATTTCATCAGCAATTGGTGCATTATATACTATCTATAATCAACGATTGGCTCAAAATTATGATTCCAAAGTCATCAATTATTATCAAATGATTGGAGGAACTGTTTTTTTAGGGGCTCTCCTACCGGCCTACCTCTATTTTTTCCCTGTGGAAAGCATTATTCCAGGGATGAAAGATATGGGTTATCTACTTGTCCTGGCGCTTTTCTGCACCGTGGGATTATATGTTATTTTTGCTGAAGTTTTAAGGAAAATCCCTGCATTTACAGTGAACCTTACGTTCAATTTAGAACCTGTTTATGCTATTATAATGGCATTTTTATTCTTTAATGAAAGCAAACAGGTTAGTATCGCTTTTTATATAGGACTTTTACTGATCATCATTTCAGTGATATTGCAGACATGGATATCCATTAGAAAAAAATAA
- a CDS encoding YDG/SRA domain-containing protein, protein MSKPIIFGEIDDIKEGYQFEKRSEMLPTSFHRSLQAGIDGNGKEGAAAIVLSGGYEDDKDYGDEIIYTGAGGNDPNTKRQIKDQSWETSGNAGLLTSMDQGLPVRVIRGFNHKSEFSPDKGYVYGGLYSVTDAWQEVGKSGFKICRFHLKYSGDNYNHKTQEQSEIQFIKLNKERKETIVLRIIRDTKIALEIKKLYNFKCQVCQISIPTKLGHYAEGAHIKPLGMPHDGDDHKNNILCLCPNHHVMLDKGSFSIQDDFQLIGAENGKLIMHPEHKLNVSNLQYHRKTYGHN, encoded by the coding sequence ATGAGCAAACCAATTATATTTGGAGAAATAGATGATATTAAAGAGGGATATCAATTTGAAAAACGTAGCGAAATGCTACCTACAAGCTTTCATAGAAGTCTGCAAGCAGGTATCGATGGTAATGGAAAAGAAGGCGCAGCTGCAATTGTTTTATCTGGAGGATATGAAGATGATAAAGATTATGGTGATGAAATTATCTATACAGGAGCTGGTGGCAATGATCCTAATACAAAAAGGCAAATCAAAGATCAATCTTGGGAAACTAGTGGTAATGCGGGATTATTGACAAGTATGGATCAAGGCTTGCCTGTTAGAGTAATTAGAGGATTTAATCATAAATCTGAATTTTCGCCCGATAAGGGATATGTATATGGGGGATTATATAGTGTAACAGATGCCTGGCAAGAAGTAGGAAAAAGTGGTTTTAAAATTTGTAGATTTCATTTAAAATATTCTGGTGATAATTACAATCACAAAACACAAGAACAGTCAGAAATACAATTTATTAAATTAAATAAGGAAAGGAAGGAAACTATTGTATTACGAATAATCAGAGATACCAAAATTGCCTTAGAAATAAAAAAATTATACAATTTTAAATGTCAAGTTTGCCAAATAAGTATTCCAACAAAGCTTGGTCATTATGCGGAGGGTGCACATATAAAACCATTAGGAATGCCACATGATGGAGATGATCATAAGAATAATATTCTATGCCTGTGCCCTAATCATCATGTAATGCTTGATAAAGGTTCCTTTTCAATACAAGATGACTTCCAATTAATAGGTGCAGAAAATGGTAAATTGATTATGCATCCTGAACACAAACTTAATGTTTCAAACTTACAATATCATAGAAAAACATATGGTCACAATTAG
- a CDS encoding ArsR/SmtB family transcription factor, whose amino-acid sequence MNLRRDVFQAIADPTRRSILMLVAAQSMTAGAIASNFDTARPTVSKHLQILTECELLTQEQNGREMIYHLNPNKMKEIAEFIEPFRKMWDERFNKLEEVMKNYQA is encoded by the coding sequence ATGAATTTAAGAAGAGATGTATTTCAAGCCATAGCAGATCCCACCCGAAGATCTATCCTCATGTTGGTAGCAGCTCAATCGATGACTGCGGGAGCTATTGCTTCCAATTTTGACACCGCCCGCCCCACTGTTTCCAAACATTTACAGATCCTTACAGAATGTGAACTTCTCACTCAGGAACAAAACGGCCGAGAAATGATATACCATCTAAATCCAAATAAAATGAAAGAAATCGCAGAATTTATAGAACCCTTCCGCAAAATGTGGGATGAGAGATTTAATAAATTGGAGGAAGTAATGAAGAACTATCAGGCTTAG
- a CDS encoding SRPBCC domain-containing protein: MEPKTKIKAKDGKQEIFITREFDLPVHLLFKAYTEPELVEQWMGTKVVKMENKQHGGYRFETSNSQGDVVFSANGTIHEIIPDQKITRTFQMENTPFPVQIEYLEFEKLTDTTSKITIQTIYKSVDFRDQHLKLPFAQGINMAHNRLQETVQKLKIEN, from the coding sequence ATGGAACCAAAAACAAAAATTAAAGCCAAAGACGGCAAACAGGAAATCTTTATCACCAGGGAATTTGATCTTCCTGTGCATCTGCTTTTTAAAGCGTACACTGAACCCGAATTGGTAGAACAATGGATGGGAACCAAAGTCGTAAAAATGGAAAACAAACAACATGGCGGTTACCGTTTTGAAACCTCCAACTCGCAAGGAGATGTGGTTTTCAGTGCCAACGGAACTATTCATGAAATTATTCCTGATCAGAAAATAACCCGGACATTCCAAATGGAAAACACTCCTTTTCCAGTTCAGATCGAGTATTTAGAATTTGAAAAATTAACGGATACTACAAGTAAAATTACGATCCAGACCATTTATAAATCTGTAGACTTCAGAGATCAACACCTGAAATTACCATTTGCTCAGGGGATCAATATGGCACATAATCGACTGCAGGAAACGGTTCAAAAGTTGAAAATTGAGAATTGA
- a CDS encoding YdeI/OmpD-associated family protein, with translation MNPKTDFFFNDAGQWQEEFKKLRTIALSTELVEDLKWGCPCYTYEGKNIFLIHGFKEYCALLFFKGALMKDPDNILIQQSENVQAARQIRFTDLEQINDLEKVLQAYMFEAVEIEESGVKVEMKKTREFEMAEEFQQQLDKNPALKEAFEALTPGRQRGYLLHFSSPKQSKTRESRIEKCIPQILEGKGLND, from the coding sequence ATGAATCCAAAAACCGACTTTTTCTTCAACGACGCCGGCCAATGGCAGGAAGAATTTAAAAAATTAAGAACGATTGCCCTGAGTACAGAACTTGTAGAGGATTTAAAATGGGGATGTCCCTGTTATACCTATGAAGGGAAAAATATCTTTTTAATCCACGGATTTAAAGAATATTGTGCATTGCTTTTCTTTAAAGGAGCTTTGATGAAAGACCCGGACAACATTTTAATCCAACAATCAGAAAATGTACAGGCAGCAAGACAAATCCGTTTTACAGATCTGGAACAGATTAATGACCTGGAAAAAGTTCTTCAAGCTTATATGTTTGAAGCAGTTGAGATCGAAGAATCGGGAGTAAAAGTTGAAATGAAGAAAACCCGAGAATTTGAAATGGCTGAGGAGTTCCAACAGCAGTTGGATAAAAATCCTGCTTTGAAAGAAGCTTTTGAAGCATTAACTCCGGGACGTCAGAGAGGATATCTACTCCACTTTTCTTCACCCAAACAATCTAAAACCCGGGAATCAAGAATTGAAAAATGTATTCCACAAATTCTTGAAGGTAAAGGACTTAATGACTAA
- a CDS encoding DoxX family protein, with amino-acid sequence METQTQTTQIQTPTQSQKRNKIIYWIFTLWLALGMVSTAAVQLLKNKDEVENFTSLGFPVYLMTIIGVWKILGVIAILIPKYPLLKEWAYAGFFFVMSGAIISHLASDHNFSKIFASLLLLVLTIISWYFRPSDRKTFSSNN; translated from the coding sequence ATGGAAACACAGACACAAACAACACAGATTCAAACACCAACACAATCTCAAAAAAGAAATAAGATCATTTATTGGATATTCACGCTATGGCTAGCATTGGGAATGGTATCCACTGCTGCAGTTCAGCTATTGAAAAATAAAGATGAAGTAGAAAACTTTACCAGTTTAGGATTCCCGGTCTACCTTATGACCATTATTGGAGTATGGAAAATTCTGGGTGTAATTGCCATATTGATTCCCAAATATCCATTATTAAAAGAATGGGCATACGCCGGATTTTTCTTTGTAATGTCCGGAGCGATTATTTCGCATCTTGCATCAGATCATAATTTTAGCAAAATATTTGCTTCATTGCTGCTTCTTGTTCTTACTATTATTTCATGGTATTTCAGACCATCAGATAGAAAAACTTTTTCATCAAATAATTAA
- a CDS encoding GNAT family N-acetyltransferase, which translates to MTTKETEQKNYIFQSTRLGFRDWLPSDVPIMSKINADPRVMEFFPALQSEKETIDFIERMQNQLKAKGFCYFAVDKLDTNEFIGFIGLSEQNFESDFTPCIDIGWRLRTEEWNKGYATEGAKRCLEYAFNDLAIKTVNSITPLINIKSEAVMKKIGMDKVKNFIHPRLQDAPHLQECVLYEIHQN; encoded by the coding sequence ATGACCACAAAAGAAACAGAACAAAAAAACTATATTTTTCAATCTACCCGGCTGGGATTCAGGGATTGGCTGCCTTCAGATGTTCCAATAATGTCAAAAATCAATGCTGATCCAAGAGTAATGGAATTCTTCCCCGCCCTTCAATCCGAAAAAGAAACCATCGACTTTATTGAAAGAATGCAAAATCAATTGAAAGCAAAAGGATTCTGTTATTTCGCTGTCGACAAATTGGACACCAATGAATTCATCGGTTTTATAGGTCTTTCAGAACAAAACTTTGAATCAGATTTTACACCCTGTATTGACATTGGCTGGAGATTGCGAACAGAAGAATGGAATAAAGGTTATGCTACAGAAGGAGCAAAAAGATGTTTGGAGTATGCATTTAACGACCTTGCAATCAAAACAGTTAATTCTATTACTCCTTTGATTAATATAAAATCTGAAGCAGTTATGAAAAAAATAGGAATGGATAAGGTCAAAAATTTTATCCATCCCCGACTTCAGGATGCTCCGCATCTACAGGAATGCGTACTATATGAAATTCATCAAAATTAA